A genomic stretch from Rhodomicrobium vannielii ATCC 17100 includes:
- a CDS encoding mechanosensitive ion channel family protein, translating into MALRHWIVAVFLATALALTNGGAMAQGADAPKPAAPAAAAPAAAAAPAAPEANKADVIKRANDAFGTDVAGTTAKWLKTLDDIENQLRKPGLRYTELDGFRDQLLKIRVEADEFWKKLEPAIRAIDEQVRNLPAVPAADQPPETGEAAQLRADLTFHLGHLNSARATLDHTHSRVNQEINSIQDIRRKNFTNNLFQPVQGVWSTQTWENVPAYADIAIDRVERTIGNWWKDSDDRSELLYLFGTALALFAGLSLLSWRWIRQLRTWTGEGEPPFWRRASTAAGVIVLRVLPACVPLVFLYHAIGAAQPMPDKVEWLLYSVSRSILVIVVVNALIATVFAPGRPQWRLIPATEGAAVRISGLMLALALIYGATTFIYTATRVVQAPFSLTLAFTLPANLLVALLVAAILKTPLRDKTSEGIPPTTWLNLLRVPVWLFTAAIMVTALSGYLALSRFLAQQLIVTGSILAVVYILLLWADGVAQGMSDENSAVGGWIKTLGIDQKRCERFSVPMSLFLKFIVLVGAVPLILLQWGYPWADIVEWYYQLFFGFRIGNTQVSLAAILAAIVVFVLGYFAARLFQSWLDTQVLKPAGLSGGLRDSIRTGVGYMGVGAAALIALSYAGFNLSNLAIVAGAFSVGIGFGLQSVVSNFVCGLILLAERPIKVGDLVTVGGEEGTVRKISVRSTEIETYDRASVLVPNSSFITGNVKNWTLRNNTTRVVIPVAAVHGSDPRKIKEVLLRVARAHVAVMTSPEPFVSLDDFTLDALQFKLFAYIYDLNKGTGTKTELRMAIIEAFKNEGIQMPQNGSPALPPEEAELWREALGQYLASRDDRKDGDDDTPNDGRIVLPRISS; encoded by the coding sequence ATGGCTTTGCGGCACTGGATCGTTGCGGTTTTTCTCGCGACGGCGCTTGCTCTCACGAATGGCGGCGCGATGGCGCAAGGGGCGGACGCTCCGAAACCGGCAGCTCCTGCTGCCGCTGCCCCTGCTGCCGCCGCCGCTCCCGCTGCACCCGAGGCGAACAAGGCCGATGTCATCAAGCGTGCGAACGATGCCTTCGGCACGGACGTCGCCGGGACGACCGCAAAATGGCTCAAGACGCTCGACGATATCGAGAACCAGCTTCGCAAGCCCGGCCTGCGCTACACCGAGCTCGATGGCTTCCGCGACCAACTTCTGAAGATCCGCGTCGAGGCCGATGAGTTCTGGAAGAAGCTGGAGCCCGCGATCCGGGCGATCGACGAGCAGGTGCGCAATCTGCCCGCAGTCCCAGCCGCCGACCAGCCGCCGGAGACGGGCGAAGCCGCCCAGCTTCGCGCCGATCTTACCTTTCATCTAGGCCACCTGAATTCGGCGCGCGCCACGCTCGATCACACGCATTCGCGCGTCAATCAGGAGATCAACTCCATCCAGGACATCCGCCGGAAGAACTTTACGAACAATCTCTTTCAGCCGGTGCAGGGGGTATGGTCTACGCAGACATGGGAGAATGTCCCCGCTTATGCGGACATCGCCATCGATCGGGTCGAACGCACGATCGGGAACTGGTGGAAAGACTCCGACGATCGGTCCGAACTACTCTATCTGTTCGGCACAGCGCTCGCGCTTTTCGCCGGGCTGTCCCTGCTGTCGTGGCGGTGGATTCGCCAACTGAGGACATGGACAGGGGAAGGCGAACCGCCGTTCTGGCGGCGCGCATCCACGGCGGCGGGCGTTATCGTCCTGCGCGTTCTGCCCGCATGCGTGCCACTTGTCTTCCTCTATCATGCGATCGGCGCGGCGCAGCCCATGCCGGACAAGGTTGAGTGGCTGCTCTATTCGGTATCGCGCTCGATCCTCGTGATCGTGGTGGTGAATGCCCTTATCGCGACCGTTTTCGCCCCCGGTCGCCCGCAGTGGCGGCTCATCCCCGCCACCGAGGGGGCCGCCGTTCGGATTTCTGGGCTGATGCTCGCGCTCGCGCTCATCTACGGCGCGACAACCTTCATCTATACCGCAACCCGCGTGGTTCAGGCTCCCTTCTCGCTGACTCTCGCGTTCACGCTCCCGGCGAACCTCCTCGTTGCGCTGCTGGTGGCTGCGATCCTGAAGACACCGCTGCGGGACAAGACGTCCGAAGGGATCCCGCCGACCACATGGCTGAACCTGCTCAGGGTGCCGGTCTGGCTATTCACCGCCGCTATTATGGTGACGGCACTTTCGGGATACCTCGCGCTGTCGCGCTTCCTCGCGCAGCAGCTCATCGTCACCGGCTCGATCCTCGCCGTCGTTTATATCCTACTCCTCTGGGCTGACGGCGTGGCCCAAGGCATGAGCGACGAAAACTCGGCGGTCGGAGGCTGGATCAAGACGCTCGGCATCGATCAGAAGCGCTGCGAGCGCTTCTCGGTTCCGATGAGCCTTTTCCTCAAGTTCATCGTGCTTGTCGGAGCGGTCCCGCTCATCCTGTTGCAATGGGGCTACCCGTGGGCCGACATCGTCGAATGGTATTACCAGCTCTTCTTCGGCTTCCGCATCGGCAACACGCAGGTGTCGCTCGCCGCGATCCTTGCCGCCATCGTGGTCTTTGTGCTCGGCTACTTCGCCGCGCGGCTGTTCCAGAGCTGGCTCGACACGCAGGTTCTGAAGCCTGCCGGTCTATCGGGCGGTCTGCGTGACTCGATCCGCACGGGCGTCGGCTATATGGGCGTTGGCGCGGCGGCGCTTATCGCGCTGTCCTATGCGGGGTTCAACCTCTCAAACCTCGCCATAGTCGCCGGCGCGTTCTCCGTGGGCATCGGCTTCGGCTTGCAGAGCGTCGTGAGCAACTTCGTCTGCGGGCTCATCCTGCTGGCCGAACGCCCGATCAAGGTCGGCGATCTCGTGACGGTCGGCGGCGAAGAAGGCACGGTGCGCAAGATCAGCGTGCGCTCGACCGAAATCGAAACCTACGACCGCGCGAGCGTGCTGGTTCCGAACTCCTCCTTCATCACCGGCAACGTGAAAAACTGGACGCTGCGCAACAACACCACACGCGTGGTCATCCCCGTTGCGGCCGTCCACGGAAGCGACCCGCGCAAGATCAAGGAAGTGCTGCTCCGTGTCGCCCGCGCTCATGTGGCCGTAATGACCTCGCCCGAGCCGTTCGTTTCGCTCGACGATTTCACGCTCGATGCGCTTCAGTTCAAGCTGTTCGCCTATATCTACGACCTCAACAAGGGGACCGGCACGAAAACCGAGCTTCGCATGGCGATCATCGAGGCCTTCAAGAATGAGGGGATTCAAATGCCGCAGAACGGGTCGCCAGCCTTGCCGCCCGAGGAGGCCGAACTCTGGCGCGAGGCCCTTGGCCAATATCTGGCTTCGCGCGATGACAGGAAGGACGGGGATGACGACACGCCGAATGACGGGCGCATCGTTCTGCCGAGGATCAGCTCATGA
- a CDS encoding phosphate-starvation-inducible protein PsiE, producing the protein MSRDEENLKVGKLIQQVESFFLVVIAILTVIGALKEMYLIGLKRDVGLQDLLLMFLYVEVLGMVAAYITSKQIPITLPIFIAITAIARVAILQKEQDPIAIIYESGAILMLAIAAAVVNFRPAIKPAAPRGSSPDDRAGGSGTMPPA; encoded by the coding sequence ATGAGCCGGGATGAGGAAAATTTGAAAGTCGGCAAGCTGATCCAGCAGGTGGAAAGCTTCTTCCTGGTGGTGATCGCGATCCTGACCGTGATCGGCGCCCTGAAGGAGATGTACCTCATCGGCTTGAAGCGCGATGTCGGACTGCAAGACCTGCTGCTGATGTTCCTCTATGTCGAGGTGCTGGGCATGGTCGCGGCTTACATCACCTCGAAGCAGATCCCGATCACGCTTCCCATCTTCATCGCGATTACGGCCATCGCGCGGGTGGCAATTCTGCAGAAGGAACAGGATCCGATCGCGATCATCTATGAATCGGGGGCGATCCTGATGCTGGCCATAGCCGCCGCAGTGGTGAATTTCCGCCCGGCGATCAAACCGGCAGCGCCAAGGGGATCTTCCCCCGACGACCGCGCTGGCGGCAGCGGGACCATGCCACCGGCCTGA
- the thiC gene encoding phosphomethylpyrimidine synthase ThiC, with protein sequence MNAPIDPKKIEPVKVTTGSLPGSRKVYAEAAPDVRVPFREIVLHESSGEPPFRVYDTSGPYSDEATRIDVHAGLARHRDTWVKRRAVEAYEGRAVKPEDDGNVGEAHRAREFSHRYPVYRAADGQPLTQLELARAGVITEEMVYIANRENVGRTAALDRAKEALADGESFGASIPEFITPDFVRDEVARGRAIIPANVNHAELEPMIIGRNFLTKVNANIGNSAVSSSVEEEVEKMVWSIRWGADTVMDLSTGRNIHTTREWIIRNAPVPIGTVPIYQALEKVNGDPVKLDWEVYKDTLIEQCEQGVDYFTIHAGVRLRYVPLSAKRVTGIVSRGGSIMAKWCLAHHRESFLYERFDEICDIMRRYDVSFSLGDGLRPGSIADANDAAQFAELETLGELTKVAWAKGCQVMIEGPGHVPLHKIKVNVEKQLALCGEAPFYTLGPLVTDIAPGHDHITSAIGAAMIGWFGTAMLCYVTPKEHLGLPDRDDVKAGVIAYKIAAHAADLGKGHPAAQLRDNAISRARFEFRWEDQFNLGLDPEGSRAMHDETLPKDAHKAAHFCSMCGPKFCSMEITQQVRDYAATLNETPEMAAQSGMDEMSEKFKEMGGQVYVDLKTTP encoded by the coding sequence ATGAACGCGCCCATCGACCCGAAAAAGATTGAGCCGGTGAAAGTCACGACGGGTTCGCTGCCGGGGTCGCGCAAGGTCTATGCCGAGGCGGCTCCCGACGTGAGGGTGCCGTTCCGCGAGATCGTGCTGCATGAGAGTTCGGGCGAGCCGCCGTTCCGCGTCTACGACACCAGCGGCCCCTATTCCGACGAAGCCACGCGGATCGACGTGCATGCGGGCCTCGCCCGTCATCGCGACACGTGGGTGAAGCGTCGCGCCGTCGAAGCCTACGAAGGCCGCGCCGTGAAGCCCGAAGACGATGGCAATGTCGGCGAAGCGCATCGCGCGCGCGAATTTTCGCATCGCTATCCGGTCTACCGCGCCGCCGACGGTCAACCGCTGACGCAGCTCGAACTGGCGCGCGCGGGCGTCATCACCGAAGAGATGGTCTACATCGCGAACCGCGAGAACGTCGGCCGAACGGCGGCGCTCGACCGCGCGAAGGAAGCGCTTGCCGATGGCGAAAGCTTCGGTGCGTCGATTCCAGAGTTCATCACGCCGGACTTCGTGCGCGACGAGGTGGCTCGCGGCCGCGCCATCATCCCGGCCAATGTGAACCACGCCGAGCTTGAGCCGATGATTATCGGCCGCAACTTCCTCACCAAGGTGAACGCGAACATCGGCAACTCCGCCGTCTCGTCCTCGGTCGAGGAAGAGGTGGAGAAGATGGTGTGGTCCATCCGCTGGGGCGCGGACACGGTGATGGACCTGTCCACGGGGCGCAACATCCACACGACGCGCGAGTGGATCATCCGCAACGCGCCCGTGCCCATCGGCACAGTGCCGATCTATCAGGCGCTGGAGAAGGTCAACGGCGATCCCGTCAAGCTCGACTGGGAGGTGTACAAGGACACGCTCATCGAGCAGTGCGAGCAGGGCGTCGATTACTTCACCATCCATGCGGGCGTGCGGCTGCGCTATGTGCCGCTGTCGGCGAAGCGCGTCACCGGTATCGTGTCGCGCGGCGGCTCGATCATGGCGAAGTGGTGCCTCGCGCATCACCGCGAGAGCTTCCTCTACGAACGCTTCGATGAGATTTGCGACATCATGCGCCGCTACGACGTGTCGTTCTCGCTCGGCGACGGCCTGCGCCCCGGCTCCATCGCGGACGCAAACGACGCCGCGCAGTTCGCGGAACTTGAGACGCTCGGCGAACTGACGAAGGTGGCTTGGGCGAAGGGCTGCCAGGTGATGATCGAGGGGCCGGGCCATGTGCCGCTGCACAAGATCAAGGTGAACGTCGAGAAGCAGCTCGCGCTGTGCGGTGAAGCGCCGTTCTACACGCTCGGGCCGCTCGTCACGGACATCGCGCCGGGCCACGACCACATCACGAGCGCCATCGGCGCGGCCATGATCGGCTGGTTCGGCACGGCGATGCTCTGCTACGTCACGCCGAAGGAGCATCTCGGCCTGCCCGACCGCGACGACGTGAAGGCGGGCGTGATCGCCTACAAGATCGCGGCGCACGCGGCCGACCTCGGCAAGGGCCATCCCGCCGCGCAGCTTCGCGACAACGCGATTTCCCGCGCGCGCTTCGAGTTCCGCTGGGAGGATCAGTTCAATCTCGGCCTCGACCCCGAGGGCAGCCGCGCCATGCATGACGAGACGCTGCCGAAGGATGCGCACAAGGCTGCGCATTTCTGTTCGATGTGCGGGCCGAAATTCTGTTCGATGGAAATCACGCAGCAGGTGCGCGACTACGCCGCCACACTGAACGAAACGCCGGAGATGGCCGCGCAGTCGGGCATGGATGAGATGAGCGAGAAGTTCAAGGAGATGGGCGGGCAGGTCTACGTGGACTTGAAGACGACGCCGTAA
- a CDS encoding membrane lipoprotein lipid attachment site-containing protein, with the protein MKRFALFAVATVALAGCASNTETQPLQAAAVDTTKMPQSGIFTVKDVMVTEQGADTLRLAAATTSKYTFADLSAVVWCRAREEATARKYDGWYQDGIQQVSNGEGQPQVAIATARYFKGKPPEGKKTLKHEKSPCHDVPAVAKVKV; encoded by the coding sequence ATGAAAAGATTTGCCTTATTTGCCGTCGCCACGGTTGCGCTGGCTGGCTGCGCCTCCAATACGGAAACGCAGCCTTTGCAGGCTGCGGCTGTCGATACGACGAAGATGCCGCAGTCGGGCATTTTCACGGTGAAAGACGTCATGGTGACGGAGCAGGGCGCGGATACGTTGCGCCTCGCGGCGGCGACCACGAGCAAATACACCTTCGCGGATTTGTCGGCGGTGGTCTGGTGCCGCGCCCGCGAGGAAGCGACCGCGCGCAAATATGATGGCTGGTATCAGGACGGCATTCAGCAGGTGTCGAATGGCGAGGGCCAGCCGCAGGTCGCCATCGCGACGGCGCGCTATTTCAAGGGCAAGCCGCCGGAGGGCAAGAAGACGCTGAAGCACGAGAAGAGCCCCTGCCACGACGTGCCCGCCGTCGCGAAGGTGAAGGTCTGA
- a CDS encoding IS481 family transposase, translating to MGQILHGSATTTEAVRRAIQHSQESLRALAKRYGINPKTVSKWKKRSSVADVPTGPKEPKSTVLSVEEEAIIVAFRKHTLLPLDDCLYALQATIPHLTRSSLHRCLQRHGISRLPDVEGDKPARKKFKSYPIGYFHVDIAEVQTAEGKLYLYVAIDRTSKFAFVQLVKKTGRTSASAFLVALIEAVPYKIHTVLTDNGIQFTFPPRYADGPTARYMTHMFDMRCSENGIEHRLTKVKHPWTNGQVERMNRTIKEATVKRYHYDRHEQLETHLSDFINAYNFARRLKTLKGLTPYEFICKCWTNEPERFKIDPIHQMPGLNILALMISRKWRQAVICTFSHWAAIHRQ from the coding sequence ATGGGACAAATTCTTCATGGGAGCGCCACAACGACTGAGGCGGTCCGTCGAGCGATACAGCATAGTCAAGAGAGCTTGAGGGCCCTGGCCAAGCGCTACGGCATCAACCCGAAGACGGTTTCGAAATGGAAGAAGCGCTCATCCGTCGCCGATGTGCCGACTGGACCGAAAGAGCCGAAATCCACGGTTCTGTCGGTCGAGGAAGAGGCGATAATCGTCGCCTTCCGCAAGCATACGCTCTTGCCGCTCGACGATTGCCTCTATGCGCTACAGGCGACGATACCGCATCTGACTCGCTCGTCGCTGCATCGCTGTCTTCAGCGCCACGGTATTTCTCGGCTGCCGGACGTCGAAGGCGACAAGCCCGCCAGGAAGAAGTTCAAGTCCTATCCGATCGGCTATTTTCATGTCGACATAGCCGAGGTGCAGACGGCCGAAGGCAAGCTCTATCTCTACGTCGCCATTGACCGCACGAGCAAATTCGCCTTCGTGCAACTCGTCAAAAAGACCGGCAGGACGTCCGCTTCAGCCTTCCTCGTCGCCCTGATAGAGGCAGTTCCCTACAAGATTCACACGGTGCTCACCGACAACGGCATCCAGTTCACGTTTCCGCCGCGTTATGCCGATGGACCAACGGCCAGATACATGACGCACATGTTCGACATGCGATGCAGCGAGAACGGCATTGAGCACCGCCTCACCAAGGTCAAGCATCCCTGGACAAACGGCCAGGTCGAGCGAATGAACCGGACGATCAAGGAGGCGACGGTCAAACGCTATCACTACGACCGTCACGAGCAGCTCGAAACCCACCTATCGGACTTCATCAACGCCTATAACTTTGCTCGCCGACTAAAGACCCTCAAAGGCCTCACGCCTTATGAGTTCATCTGTAAATGCTGGACGAATGAGCCGGAAAGATTCAAGATCGATCCAATCCATCAAATGCCGGGACTGAACATCTTAGCTTTGATGATCTCCAGGAAATGGAGGCAAGCGGTTATTTGCACTTTCAGCCATTGGGCGGCTATTCATCGGCAATAA
- a CDS encoding DUF2806 domain-containing protein, which yields MEIKDLVGIAKPLEKLVEVVAAGVGVLYEPSRTRNNAKAEAEAAIVTAQANAKADNIAYRAKCRIEAKEIRRQENIEAVISRASKFLPTEVSQEPVSKDWAADFFEEYQDINDEELRGIWARILAGEVTQPGSFSRRTLRVLKDSSMQEASKFQSICSYLWFIPTPSANAPLLIIPDVSNEKLNELNIRCLIPAFDGALFSLGWKDALWDKFFMGAPQRLRRSVERYSIVKRA from the coding sequence GTGGAAATCAAAGATCTGGTAGGCATAGCCAAGCCTCTTGAGAAGCTTGTTGAGGTGGTCGCGGCCGGAGTGGGCGTCCTTTATGAACCTTCACGTACCCGCAACAACGCTAAGGCAGAGGCTGAGGCGGCTATCGTCACGGCTCAGGCAAATGCCAAGGCTGATAATATAGCCTACAGAGCGAAATGTCGAATTGAGGCTAAAGAGATTCGACGGCAAGAGAATATCGAAGCAGTTATATCAAGGGCCAGCAAGTTTCTTCCTACTGAGGTGTCTCAGGAACCGGTCTCCAAAGATTGGGCCGCAGATTTCTTCGAAGAGTACCAAGATATTAACGATGAGGAGTTGAGGGGCATTTGGGCCAGAATCTTAGCCGGAGAGGTTACTCAGCCGGGAAGTTTCTCTCGTAGAACTTTACGAGTTCTTAAAGATTCCTCTATGCAGGAAGCTAGTAAATTCCAATCCATTTGCTCCTATCTTTGGTTCATACCCACCCCTTCCGCAAATGCTCCGTTACTAATCATTCCGGATGTTTCCAACGAAAAACTCAACGAATTAAATATTAGATGTTTGATCCCGGCATTTGATGGTGCATTATTCTCCCTCGGCTGGAAGGATGCGCTATGGGACAAATTCTTCATGGGAGCGCCACAACGACTGAGGCGGTCCGTCGAGCGATACAGCATAGTCAAGAGAGCTTGA
- a CDS encoding metal-dependent hydrolase encodes MKLTWFGHSAVRAENGSHVILIDPFLTGNPSFTGSVDEAAEGATHVVLTHGHDDHVGDAVAICKKTGATLVAVYELALHLAAQGVEKVEVGNPGGAIDLGGSVSVSFVNAFHSSSTSVKGQAVYLGNPTGIVIEGLGKTIYHAGDTGIFGDMALIDELYAPKVGFLPIGDRFTMGAKQAAFAARKFFHFDVVVPIHYGTFPIIDQTADEFVALAEGVNVVVPEVGVGFEV; translated from the coding sequence TTGAAGCTGACATGGTTCGGACATTCCGCCGTTCGCGCGGAAAACGGCAGTCACGTCATCCTGATCGACCCGTTCCTGACGGGCAATCCCAGTTTCACCGGCTCGGTGGACGAGGCGGCGGAGGGCGCGACGCATGTTGTGCTGACGCACGGCCATGACGACCACGTCGGCGACGCCGTGGCGATCTGCAAGAAGACCGGCGCGACGCTCGTCGCGGTGTACGAGCTGGCGCTGCACCTCGCGGCGCAGGGCGTGGAGAAGGTCGAGGTCGGCAATCCCGGCGGCGCGATCGACCTCGGCGGCAGCGTGTCGGTGAGCTTCGTGAACGCGTTCCACTCGTCGTCAACCAGCGTGAAGGGGCAGGCCGTCTATCTCGGCAACCCGACCGGCATCGTGATCGAGGGCCTCGGCAAGACGATCTACCACGCGGGCGACACGGGCATTTTCGGCGACATGGCGCTGATCGACGAGCTTTACGCGCCGAAGGTTGGCTTCCTGCCCATCGGCGACCGCTTCACCATGGGCGCGAAGCAGGCGGCGTTCGCGGCGCGGAAGTTCTTCCACTTCGACGTGGTGGTGCCGATCCACTACGGCACGTTCCCGATAATCGATCAGACGGCGGATGAGTTCGTCGCGCTCGCCGAGGGAGTGAATGTGGTGGTGCCGGAGGTTGGTGTCGGGTTTGAAGTATAA
- the ruvX gene encoding Holliday junction resolvase RuvX codes for MPSELVPLPDLISRLKRDERLMGLDVGTKTVGLALSDVMRQIATPFDTIRRTKFTADAVKLLAHCKAQGVGGLVVGLPVNLDGTEGPRAQSTRAFVRSLGALTDMPMAFWDERLSTAAAERVLLEADASRKRRAEVIDKMAAAYILQGALDRVNYA; via the coding sequence GTGCCCTCCGAACTCGTGCCGCTTCCCGACCTTATATCGAGGCTCAAACGCGACGAGCGGCTGATGGGCCTCGATGTCGGCACCAAGACAGTGGGGCTTGCGCTCTCGGACGTCATGCGCCAGATCGCAACGCCGTTCGACACCATCCGCCGCACGAAATTCACGGCCGACGCGGTGAAGCTGCTGGCGCACTGCAAGGCGCAAGGCGTGGGCGGTCTCGTCGTCGGCCTGCCAGTGAACCTCGACGGCACGGAAGGCCCGCGCGCGCAGTCCACCCGCGCTTTCGTGCGCAGCCTCGGCGCGCTCACCGATATGCCGATGGCGTTCTGGGATGAGCGGCTGTCCACCGCCGCCGCCGAGCGCGTGCTGCTCGAAGCGGACGCCAGCCGCAAACGCCGCGCCGAAGTCATCGACAAGATGGCCGCCGCCTATATTTTGCAGGGCGCGCTCGACCGCGTGAATTACGCATGA
- a CDS encoding AEC family transporter yields MTAILEALAPLFLITAMGYGLAQIRFGGEALWRALDHLVFYVLFPALLVKTLMRADLHNVPAADYVFVSIASVSIMAGALLAGWLSLGRPISGPAFTSFLQGAIRFQSIVSVAVASALFGERGLTFAALTVASVVPTVQLYSVLALSVFGEGAGEMNVRQALRRVMLNPLFLACVVGLILNVIGAPDFAFQTLSLLGSASIGLTLLSVGAGFNMGAARAAMNLVAASTVLRLILMPLLVFGLSWLTGLTGIARTAAVIGAAVPTAASAYTAARIMGGDAPLMAQIVTVQSIASIATLPLFIWLAQNAP; encoded by the coding sequence ATGACGGCGATCCTCGAAGCGCTCGCGCCGCTGTTTCTCATCACGGCGATGGGTTACGGCCTCGCGCAGATACGCTTCGGCGGCGAAGCGCTGTGGCGCGCGCTCGATCACCTTGTGTTTTATGTGCTGTTTCCGGCGCTGCTCGTGAAGACGCTGATGCGCGCCGACCTCCACAACGTGCCCGCCGCCGACTATGTCTTCGTCTCGATCGCGTCGGTGTCGATCATGGCGGGAGCGTTGCTCGCGGGCTGGCTCTCATTGGGTCGGCCGATTTCCGGCCCCGCCTTTACGAGCTTCCTGCAAGGCGCGATCCGCTTCCAGAGCATCGTGTCGGTTGCCGTTGCGTCGGCGCTGTTCGGCGAGCGCGGGCTGACCTTCGCCGCACTGACGGTGGCATCCGTCGTGCCGACGGTGCAGCTTTATTCGGTGCTCGCGCTGTCGGTTTTCGGCGAAGGCGCGGGCGAGATGAACGTCCGCCAGGCCTTGCGCCGCGTAATGCTGAACCCGCTTTTTCTGGCCTGCGTCGTCGGGCTGATCCTCAACGTGATAGGCGCGCCGGACTTCGCGTTTCAGACGCTGTCGCTTCTCGGCTCGGCCTCCATCGGCTTGACGCTGCTTTCGGTCGGCGCGGGCTTCAATATGGGCGCGGCGCGAGCTGCGATGAACCTCGTCGCGGCGAGCACGGTTCTTCGACTGATCCTCATGCCGCTGCTCGTCTTCGGGCTGTCGTGGCTCACGGGGCTGACGGGGATCGCCCGCACCGCCGCCGTGATCGGCGCTGCGGTGCCCACAGCCGCCTCCGCCTACACGGCAGCGCGGATCATGGGCGGCGATGCACCGCTGATGGCGCAGATCGTGACCGTGCAGAGCATTGCGTCGATAGCGACGCTTCCCTTATTCATCTGGCTCGCGCAGAACGCTCCGTAA
- the plsY gene encoding glycerol-3-phosphate 1-O-acyltransferase PlsY, whose protein sequence is MALNEQDLWFAVFLGANIWIVWGAALLAGYLCGSIPFGYLFSRMAGLGDIRTIGSGNIGATNVLRTGNKGLAAATLIFDAAKGFVPVLLARQYLGMEAAMAVAVGAFLGHLFPVWLGFKGGKGVATYIGVITALYWPAGAFFCALWLIIALVTRYSSLSALIAAAATPFFVLAMTSVPLFIFLLALSAVLIQRHHQNIRKLIDGHESKIGQKAAPAKGA, encoded by the coding sequence ATGGCTCTGAACGAACAAGACCTGTGGTTTGCCGTGTTTCTCGGCGCGAACATCTGGATTGTCTGGGGCGCGGCCCTCCTCGCAGGCTATCTGTGCGGCTCGATCCCGTTCGGCTACCTGTTCAGCCGCATGGCGGGGCTCGGCGACATCCGTACCATTGGCTCCGGCAACATCGGTGCGACCAACGTGCTTCGCACCGGCAACAAGGGCCTCGCGGCGGCGACGCTGATTTTCGACGCGGCGAAAGGCTTCGTGCCGGTTCTCCTCGCGCGCCAATATCTCGGCATGGAAGCGGCGATGGCCGTCGCCGTGGGCGCTTTTCTCGGCCATCTCTTCCCGGTGTGGCTCGGCTTCAAGGGTGGCAAAGGCGTTGCGACCTATATCGGCGTGATCACTGCGCTCTACTGGCCAGCGGGTGCATTCTTCTGCGCGCTTTGGCTCATCATCGCCCTTGTGACGCGCTATTCTTCGCTCTCCGCATTGATCGCAGCGGCGGCGACCCCGTTTTTCGTGCTCGCGATGACGTCGGTGCCGCTTTTTATCTTTCTGCTTGCACTTTCAGCGGTTCTCATTCAACGCCATCATCAGAATATCCGTAAACTGATTGACGGGCATGAATCAAAAATCGGCCAGAAAGCCGCGCCCGCGAAAGGCGCCTGA